From Temnothorax longispinosus isolate EJ_2023e chromosome 3, Tlon_JGU_v1, whole genome shotgun sequence, one genomic window encodes:
- the LOC139810698 gene encoding muscle LIM protein 1 isoform X3, with product MPFKPVEHPKCPKCGKSVYAAEERVAGGLKWHKTCFKCGLCGKPLDSTNCSEHEGELFCKVCHGRKFGPKGYGFGGGAGCLSMDQGEHLQAKNEGEFSRGSNAVLESRAIAKAPEGEGCPRCGGYVYAAEQMLARGRAYHKLCFKCKTCRRTLDSTLHCDGPDREIYCRDIRTDSPVF from the exons ATGCCTTTCAAGCCCGTGGAACATCCAAAATGCCCTAAATGTGGCAAATCTGTTTACGCTGCAGAAGAGCGAGTTGCCGGTGGGTTGAAATGGCACAAAACGTGCTTCAAGTGCG GTCTTTGCGGCAAACCGCTCGACTCGACAAACTGCTCCGAGCACGAGGGCGAGCTGTTCTGCAAAGTCTGCCACGGCCGCAAGTTCGGCCCTAAGGGCTACGGCTTCGGTGGCGGAGCTGGCTGCCTGTCCATGGACCAAGGCGAGCATCTTCAAGCGAAGAACGA GGGTGAATTTTCGCGAGGTTCGAACGCTGTTCTCGAGTCGCGAGCTATCGCCAAAGCACCCGAGGGAGAGGGATGTCCTCGCTGTGGAGGGTACGTTTACGCCGCCGAGCAGATGTTGGCCCGAGGAAGG GCTTACCATAAACTGTGCTTCAAGTGCAAAACGTGTCGCCGTACTCTGGACTCGACGCTTCATTGCGATGGTCCCGACCGCGAGATATACTGTCGAG ATATCCGTACTGACAGTCCTGTGTTCTGA